From Aedes albopictus strain Foshan chromosome 1, AalbF5, whole genome shotgun sequence, one genomic window encodes:
- the LOC134290840 gene encoding uncharacterized protein LOC134290840 codes for MTRKTRSQAKAKAKASASQHRSDGGNTDPISAKSTCEATSAGIVREVENDIPQTNRTVRFVTSDAEADGGTEHVCATCGQPVDAERSLQCQNCSKFCHATCANDNIVPRDRFTCESCRPRSSAPPPTSSCGRSSTSSTRRARLARELALLEEERKLEEQARQEQLDRERLMNERAAREKIERDKQYLARKRDLLIQQDEEDDIVSIRSQRSTRSTEKRIEDWIDNQAKSTSDPGTGVVVETSKPYVPTHHTPVKSVGQQCTSTPIRDEQIINKGLFPMKREPSGFIDLISPTRTTGSITIGESDPGEVDRGNDQMDGNLISPTRISLVNLNSLHNLLGEEKPTVKHTGTIPKLASNVLLPYGQWQRDTALRRKTSELEQRHQTEIDTRRRRELDLVDEIKRLHLQKDSEAEKFRQHEADTKKKLQEFSDRHTAMELRRHEELEQRDAEIRRLKDAERRLADQLHQFSQKCHQDDRDGLSASNTRHREQQQPEQPNLGSVQQENRTGTIGFVIGPPSVSSAPPQFGKMNTSPPRYHTHDLHPPISLTLNKNHPPRSDHTLPPLINHPTISSTALPERSQRLMFPERQAVFCPSPEQLAARQVLSKELPIFTGDPLDWPLFSSSYCNSTSACGYSDAENLLRLQRALQGPAKDAVSSFLLHPSTIPQVMSTLQTLFGRPEQIVHTMIEKVRATPPPKPERLETLITFGLVVQNLCAHLKAVGLDWHLSNPSLLQELVDKLPANVKFNWALYQQQLPVVDLSAFSDYMTQVTSATSSVTLFSPHQKFAKDDRSKPKEKAYINAHTNMDPWESESVPSKPKRDELTGVRSGKAEEAKPCPACSALGHQASECSKFKELSLDARWNMVKEFKLCRRCLISHLRWPCKGEVCGVNGCQKLHHRLLHYESSMDPKQTERNTNATVTIHQKPTVSILFRVLPVTLYGKYGKVNTLAFLDDGSSVTLIERTIADTLGLEGRTESLCIQWTSGINKKISDAQMVQMEISALGGKHLFVGCTVRTLNCKLC; via the coding sequence ATGACGAGAAAAACACGCTCCCAAGCTAAAGCTAAGGCAAAAGCATCGGCCAGTCAACATCGAAGTGATGGCGGTAACACCGACCCGATTAGTGCAAAGAGCACATGCGAGGCGACATCGGCTGGTATTGTTCGTGAAGTAGAGAATGATATCCCGCAAACAAACCGAACGGTAAGATTCGTGACGTCAGATGCTGAAGCCGATGGTGGTACTGAACACGTATGTGCCACCTGTGGGCAGCCAGTCGATGCGGAGCGTAGTTTACAATGCCAGAACTGTTCAAAATTCTGTCATGCTACATGCGCCAACGATAATATAGTACCACGAGACCGGTTTACGTGCGAATCTTGTAGGCCACGTTCTTCTGCACCGCCACCCACATCCAGTTGCGGACGTTCAAGCACTTCTAGTACCAGAAGAGCCCGATTAGCCCGTGAGCTGGCTCTGTTAGAGGAGGAGAGAAAACTGGAAGAGCAAGCGCGGCAGGAGCAGCTAGATCGAGAAAGATTGATGAATGAGAGGGCCGCTAGGGAGAAAATCGAACGCGACAAGCAGTACTTGGCGCGGAAACGTGATTTGCTTATACAGCAGGACGAGGAAGACGATATCGTGAGCATTAGGAGCCAGCGTTCCACACGTTCGACCGAAAAACGTATTGAGGATTGGATCGACAATCAGGCGAAATCAACCAGTGATCCTGGTACGGGCGTCGTTGTAGAGACGTCTAAGCCATATGTGCCAACTCATCATACGCCAGTAAAATCGGTAGGCCAGCAATGCACCTCTACTCCTATCCGCGATGAGCAGATCATAAACAAAGGACTATTTCCCATGAAGCGTGAGCCTTCGGGTTTCATTGACTTGATATCGCCCACACGCACAACTGGTAGCATCACAATAGGGGAAAGCGATCCCGGAGAAGTAGATAGAGGCAATGATCAGATGGATGGCAATCTGATATCACCTACTCGTATCTCGTTGGTGAATCTGAACTCCTTGCATAACCTTTTGGGAGAAGAAAAGCCAACTGTGAAGCACACTGGAACTATACCAAAACTCGCAAGTAACGTTCTCTTACCATATGGTCAGTGGCAAAGGGACACAGCACTTCGGCGCAAAACGAGCGAGCTGGAGCAGCGCCATCAAACCGAGATAGACACGCGACGGAGACGGGAGTTGGATCTAGTAGACGAAATCAAGCGTTTACATCTGCAGAAGGATTCTGAAGCTGAGAAATTTCGACAACACGAAGCTGATACGAAGAAGAAGCTGCAGGAATTTTCAGACCGGCATACGGCCATGGAACTACGACGGCACGAGGAGCTGGAACAACGTGATGCGGAAATACGCCGGCTGAAGGATGCAGAAAGACGATTAGCGGATCAACTCCATCAGTTTAGCCAGAAGTGTCACCAGGATGATCGCGATGGATTGAGCGCTAGTAATACCAGACATAGGGAACAACAGCAGCCAGAGCAACCGAACCTGGGATCAGTTCAGCAGGAGAATCGCACGGGAACCATAGGGTTTGTAATCGGTCCGCCCTCGGTAAGTTCCGCCCCGCCCCAATTTGGCAAAATGAACACCTCACCGCCTCGTTATCACACCCATGATCTCCACCCCCCAATATCCTTGACTTTGAATAAAAACCACCCACCTCGTTCGGATCACACTCTTCCTCCTCTGATAAACCACCCAACAATATCTTCTACGGCTTTACCAGAAAGAAGTCAGAGATTGATGTTTCCTGAGCGTCAAGCAGTGTTTTGCCCATCTCCTGAGCAGCTGGCTGCCAGGCAAGTACTCTCCAAGGAATTGCCAATCTTCACCGGTGATCCACTCGATTGGCCGTTGTTCTCTAGCAGCTACTGTAATTCAACAAGCGCCTGTGGCTACTCCGATGCTGAAAATTTGCTGCGACTTCAACGAGCTCTGCAAGGACCAGCTAAGGATGCTGTAAGCAGCTTTTTGTTACACCCGTCTACGATCCCACAGGTGATGTCAACATTGCAGACCCTTTTTGGACGGCCGGAGCAAATCGTACACACTATGATTGAGAAAGTTCGGGCGACTCCTCCGCCAAAACCCGAACGACTGGAAACGTTGATAACCTTTGGGTTAGTTGTACAAAATCTCTGCGCGCATTTGAAGGCTGTTGGATTGGACTGGCACTTGTCAAATCCTTCGTTACTACAGGAGCTCGTTGATAAGCTCCCCGCGAATGTCAAATTCAACTGGGCCTTGTACCAACAGCAGTTGCCAGTGGTGGACCTAAGCGCGTTTAGTGACTACATGACCCAAGTTACATCTGCGACAAGTAGCGTCACACTGTTTAGTCCTCATCAGAAGTTCGCTAAGGATGACAGGTCAAAGCCTAAAGAGAAGGCGTACATCAATGCCCATACAAACATGGATCCATGGGAATCTGAGTCAGTACCGAGTAAACCGAAAAGAGATGAATTGACTGGAGTAAGAAGCGGAAAAGCCGAAGAAGCTAAGCCATGCCCTGCGTGTAGTGCGCTGGGACATCAAGCTAGCGAGTGTTCGAAATTTAAGGAACTCAGCCTGGACGCTCGATGGAACATGGTGAAAGAGTTCAAACTTTGTCGACGATGTCTAATTTCCCATTTGCGATGGCCATGCAAAGGGGAAGTGTGCGGTGTCAACGGTTGCCAGAAGCTGCATCACCGTTTGCTCCACTATGAATCGAGTATGGATCCAAAGCAAACAGAGCGAAATACTAACGCTACAGTTACCATCCACCAGAAGCCTACTGTATCAATACTCTTCCGTGTTCTTCCCGTTACACTCTATGGGAAATACGGAAAGGTCAATACGCTCGCCTTTCTTGACGACGGATCATCCGTTACCCTCATCGAACGAACTATCGCTGATACTCTGGGATTGGAAGGCCGGACAGAATCGTTATGCATCCAGTGGACCAGCGGAATCAACAAGAAGATTTCAGACGCACAGATGGTACAAATGGAGATTTCAGCACTGGGTGGTAAGCATTTGTTCGTCGGTTGCACTGTTCGGACACTAAATTGTAAGTTATGTTAA